A region of Salvelinus sp. IW2-2015 unplaced genomic scaffold, ASM291031v2 Un_scaffold10125, whole genome shotgun sequence DNA encodes the following proteins:
- the LOC111953093 gene encoding fibroblast growth factor 6-like, with the protein MAIAQRFLISMSYEASTHWTLTAIVLLGFIVGIVSSYPIPSRTNATLLEKRWETLFSRSILGISGEKSDLNWENDYLLGIKRVRRLYCNVGIGFHLQVLPDGRINGVHNENQYSLIEISTVERGVVSLYGVRSELFVAMNSRGRLYGTAVFHDECKFRESMLPNNYNAYESSVYRGSYIALSKHGRLKRGKK; encoded by the exons ATGGCCATTGCGCAAAGGTTCCTCATCAGTATGTCCTACGAGGCCAGCACGCACTGGACGTTGACTGCGATTGTTCTCTTGGGGTTCATAGTGGGGATTGTGTCATCATATCCTATTCCAAGCAGGACAAATGCAACGTTATTGGAGAAAAGATGGGAGACCCTCTTCTCCCGCTCCATTCTGGGCATCTCGGGGGAGAAATCGGACCTGAACTGGGAGAATGACTATTTGCTAGGTATCAAAAGAGTCCGGAGGCTCTACTGCAACGTGGGTATCGGGTTTCACCTTCAGGTCCTCCCAGACGGCAGGATAAATGGTGTACATAATGAAAACCAGTACA GTCTAATAGAGATCTCAACGGTAGAGCGAGGAGTGGTTAGCTTGTATGGGGTAAGGAGTGAGCTGTTTGTCGCAATGAATAGCCGAGGAAGGTTATACGGAACG GCAGTCTTCCATGATGAGTGCAAGTTCAGAGAGAGCATGCTGCCAAACAACTACAACGCCTATGAGTCTTCCGTTTACAGAGGCTCCTACATTGCTCTCAGCAAGCATGGCCGTCTGAAGAGAGGCAAAAAG